One stretch of Equus przewalskii isolate Varuska chromosome 9, EquPr2, whole genome shotgun sequence DNA includes these proteins:
- the LOC103558847 gene encoding vomeronasal type-1 receptor 4-like, with protein sequence MISFDLAIDMAILAQTGIGMVGNASLLCHYICSLCRRQRLRPLEQIINHLALANTLTLLCGGIPRTMAPFGLKYFLNDVGCKLVFYFHRVAWGNSLSTTCLLGGFQALSIRPTNSRWAELKFKSPKHINSPCILSWVFHLLGNIIVPMRVTGQKNHGNSSVKLNLGYCSRVFINAITESICSVIFSSVDVICLGLMIWASGSMIIFLWRHKQRVQYIHSTRRSPQISPETRATKSILILVSAFVIFYSLSSAFEMYAYLFDNPQLWLVNTSVFLASCFPTLSPFLLLKSDTHISSLCSSC encoded by the coding sequence ATGATTTCCTTTGACTTGGCAATAGATATGGCCATCCTTGCTCAGACTGGAATAGGGATGGTGGGCAATGCTTCACTCCTTTGTCATTACATCTGCTCTCTTTGTAGGAGGCAGAGATTGAGACCATTAGAGCAAATAATTAACCATCTTGCTTTAGCCAATACTTTGACCCTGCTTTGTGGAGGAATTCCTCGAACAATGGCGCCCTTTGGgttgaaatatttcctaaatgaTGTCGGCTGTAAACTagtcttttattttcatagagTGGCCTGGGGAAATTCCCTCAGCACCACCTGTCTTTTGGGTGGCTTCCAGGCCTTAAGTATTAGACCCACAAACTCTAGATGGGCAGAACTCAAATTCAAATCCCCAAAGCATATTAATTCTCCATGTATCCTGAGCTGGGTGTTTCATTTGTTGGGAAATATCATTGTTCCCATGAGAGTGACTGGACAGAAGAATCACGGAAATAGCAGTGTGAAATTAAATCTTGGATATTGCTCTCGTGTGTTTATTAATGCAATTACAGAATCAATATGTTCagtcattttctcctctgttgaTGTTATTTGTTTAGGACTCATGATATGGGCCAGTGGATCCATGATAATTTTCCTTTGGAGGCACAAACAGCGAGTTCAATACATTCACAGCACTAGGCGATCCCCCCAAATATCCCCAGAGACCAGAGCCACAAAATCTATCCTGATACTTGTGAGCgcttttgtcatattttattctctctcttctgcttttgaaATGTATGCCTATCTTTTTGACAACCCACAGTTGTGGCTTGTGAACACCAGTGTGTTTCTAGCATCTTGTTTTCCAACTCTCAGTCCCTTTTTGCTCCTGAAAAGTGACACCCAcatctccagcctctgctcttcCTGCTGA